A single genomic interval of Agarivorans aestuarii harbors:
- a CDS encoding flavodoxin family protein translates to MTRVQKLKVAVVYFTKTDVTGTLAKALQAGLAESYSIEVVSIQIQGKQIVEGRFCAPEVFKQLVDCDAIIFGSPTYMGGVAAQFKAFADATSELWCKQQWAGKLAAGFTCGSALNGDQTSTLQYLVTLANQHGMLWVGLDIASGYDERELNRLGCQLGVVAQSSNGELHPSDVATACYLGERVAKLLQSQNCLK, encoded by the coding sequence GTGACTAGAGTACAGAAACTTAAAGTTGCGGTGGTGTATTTTACTAAAACCGATGTAACTGGCACTTTAGCTAAAGCCCTACAAGCTGGTCTTGCTGAGTCATATTCAATAGAAGTTGTCAGTATTCAAATTCAAGGTAAGCAAATAGTAGAAGGGCGCTTTTGTGCTCCTGAAGTATTTAAACAACTTGTCGATTGTGATGCCATTATCTTTGGTTCACCCACCTACATGGGCGGAGTAGCAGCACAATTTAAGGCTTTTGCTGACGCAACCAGTGAGCTTTGGTGTAAGCAACAATGGGCAGGAAAATTGGCCGCTGGTTTTACTTGCGGCAGTGCGCTAAATGGCGATCAAACCAGTACCTTGCAATACCTAGTCACGCTCGCTAATCAACATGGCATGTTGTGGGTGGGTTTAGACATTGCCAGTGGTTACGATGAACGTGAGTTAAATCGCTTGGGTTGTCAGCTTGGCGTAGTAGCTCAATCAAGTAACGGCGAGCTTCATCCAAGTGATGTTGCTACCGCTTGTTATTTAGGTGAACGAGTCGCAAAGCTCCTCCAATCGCAAAATTGCCTTAAGTAA